The Torulaspora globosa chromosome 8, complete sequence genome segment CTGCGAGAACGGCAACGACCATCTCAAGGGGAACGTCTACATCCATTTCGAgagcgaggaagatgcCCTGAGGGCAAGGGACAGTTTCAACACGCGCTGGTTTGACGAACGGCCCATCTACTGCGACCTGACCCACATTTCCGACTTCAGAGACGCCATTTGTCGGAAGCACGACACAAGAGCGTGCGAAAGAGGCGACGAGTGCAACTTCATGCACGTCAGGAGGCCTTCCACTAAGCTGAGAATCGACCTGGAGAAGTCCcaggccaagaaatggcACACCAGAACGCCTTGAAGAGCCTTCGTCAACcagcgatgagctttaaCGCTGTCGTAAACAGTGACATGGGCTCTTAACGCTATACTAAGGTGGCAAAAGTATTGACGACTACTACTAACAGCACAGCAGGACCAGGaattgagaaagctgaGATTGATCCGGGATGGCTGATAGGTACTCTTTCTCGTTGACTACGTTTTCCCCTAACGGAAAATTGGGGCAGATAGACTATGCGTTTACGGCGGTGAAGCAAGGTGTGACATCGATCGGTATCAAGGCGACTAATGGTGTGGTGATAGCGTCGGAGAAGAAGTCGTCTTCGCCTTTGGCACTTACTGAAACACTGTCGAAGGTTTCGGCTATAACGCCGGACATCGGAGCTGTTTATTCTGGGATGGGACCTGATTTTAGAGTGTTAATCGACAAATCGAGAAAAGTAGCACATACCAATTACAAGAGAATCTACGGGGAGTATCCTCCTACAAAGCTGCTTGTGTCGGAAGTGGCCAAGATCATGCAGGAGGCAACGCAATCGGGAGGTGTGAGACCGTTTGGAGTTTCGCTACTTGTAGCAGGTTATGACGAGCATAGCGGGTTTGGCTTGTACCAGGTGGATCCGTCAGGCTCGTACTTTCCTTGGAAAGCCACTGCGATAGGGAGGGGTTCAACGGCGGCCAAGACTTTTCTGGAGAAAAGATGGAATGAGGAGCTGGAACTCGAAGACGCGATTCACATCGTTCTCTTGACGCTAAAGGAGTCCGTGGAGGGCGAATTCAATGGCGAGTCCATTGAGATTGCAGTAGTCGGTGAGGAGAATAAAGATATGCTTGGTTACACAGGCGTTCCCACAGATAAAGGACCAAGATTCAGACGACTAACTGCACAAGAGATTGACGATAGGTTAGATGCATTATagctttttcttcaatactTCAATGATaacaaagaaaaacaaATCTGTCAAAAAATGACCTGCCGCATAGGGCTATTTAGTATacaattttttttcttggtctATTTGAAGGGTGCTTTCAATGGCGATATGACGTGCGAAGGCTTCGTCAGGATTCTTGGCTTGATCATTTTTTGATGCGAGGCTCTTGATGTCCATTCCTGCCCGATAGGCATCCGCAAGGACCTCTCATACTGTTCTCTGTTTTCATACGGGAACGGAACAGCGGATGATTGATACTTGAGGTTTTTCTTGTTAGCCCTTTCATTTATTATAACgttcttcagattcttATCCTTCCTCTTGTCCTTAGAAGCTACACCTTTAATCTTCTGGACAAActtccttttcttcgcAGGGTTAGCTCCGGCACCTGCCCACTCACCCCAGCCCGGTAAAGTCACATCTTGCTCCttgtcatcttcgtcaatcgccgtcctcttcttctcttcctcgaaATTATCGACAACTTCATCACCAGCAAATGCTTCCGCGATCGATTCTTGTTGCTTGAACATAAAGTTATTGCTGTCGTCATCTGGATCCCCATAAGGATCGACCAGTTGCAAACGATTTGTATCATTCAGATCGAGCAGTAGATCATCGTCTCTTTGAGCTTTCTTTGCTGATTTTTCTTGCTGTCTGTCGGAGGCTTTCTCAATCTTTTTTGCACTCTTTACCAGTTTCGAACTATCCTTCCCCACAATAGAGACCTTTGCTGAGCGAACGACATTGTTAtcgttttcatcatcacttGTGCCCAGCCAAGGATTAGGTTCATCTGATGTTGCTTGCTTCTCAGTCGGCTGTTCGCGCGGTAGCTCTACCGCCCGTTCTTCAGTAACTTCTGCTTCTATCTTAGTAGTGGTCTGCTTATCCTCCCCTGGATCAGATTTCGCTGCATTTATTCCTGGCGTGTATACCCTTCTACCTTTGTTGATGTGTATATTGAAACCGTCGTCGAAAAGAAGTTCGTCCTTTggatcttgctcttcatcgtccGCAGCCTCCATTGCTCTCAGATCTGCAACCAGCTCTTTGTTGGCCTCACGCTCTCTTGCCTCAGCGTTCTTCATAAATGCCATGTTCATGACACCAGTCTTGCCAACAGTTTCCCTTAATTGAACGTCCTCAGAGCttttctgttcttcatcctcgACATCGGTCAATTTtgcatcttcctcgctTTCGGAACCTCGATCCAGTATTTTCTGCTTTAGACGCTCGCCTTGTTTCAACATCTCTTCAATCTCCTCTCTTGTTTCCTGATCATTTGCCATTCCATGCTTGAACATGTCCTTGCTCCATTTCGAATTCGCTCTATGCTTCAAAGTCATTCTTTCCTTAGCTCTGGCAGCTTCCTGGTCATCATCGCTTTCATCCGATAGGCCTGCCATTTCCCtatttctcagcatttccttcttctttatGCGACGATAAGTTTTGGActttattttcttcagtCTCTTGGCCTTTCTCTC includes the following:
- a CDS encoding uncharacterized protein (ancestral locus Anc_8.870), which gives rise to MSNRYDSRESCNFYYKIGACRHGDKCSKRHVRPSRSHTIVMYNMLYFPAGGLDNSRFDELYEDVYIEACRFGPVRSMVICENGNDHLKGNVYIHFESEEDALRARDSFNTRWFDERPIYCDLTHISDFRDAICRKHDTRACERGDECNFMHVRRPSTKLRIDLEKSQAKKWHTRTP
- the UTP14 gene encoding Utp14p (ancestral locus Anc_8.872), coding for MAKRKSKSRSKLAKRAQNALEIAEKEMGGNASGSDDGYGSGDDNGHVVNLLKKVQGTNGEDSGEESFEDEELDSDAALGSDDDYDVLDSKMSQAIRDRRKNNKESLSEDEAGYTSIDEEELVPLSQVWDMDDKQEERDSSEAEDADEKLQLKSSGEESSEEDSEESSSDDEDEEEEEDPFDEISEDDEDVELATITNDLLKQTDSKRNRKLDNFGSGKDSEYSLPSNRSMKKLNLTDMMDVVEDKEAAASARLIQKDSAAVAVPLPQRIQERHNRKAAYEISKQEVDKWQDVVQQNRRAEHLSFPMNAPGEQNHASAFTRSTEQPRSELQQKVDKVLEDSNLVEDQKNTTFEDLATAKMSPEEMKKRTAELRLMRELMFREERKAKRLKKIKSKTYRRIKKKEMLRNREMAGLSDESDDDQEAARAKERMTLKHRANSKWSKDMFKHGMANDQETREEIEEMLKQGERLKQKILDRGSESEEDAKLTDVEDEEQKSSEDVQLRETVGKTGVMNMAFMKNAEAREREANKELVADLRAMEAADDEEQDPKDELLFDDGFNIHINKGRRVYTPGINAAKSDPGEDKQTTTKIEAEVTEERAVELPREQPTEKQATSDEPNPWLGTSDDENDNNVVRSAKVSIVGKDSSKLVKSAKKIEKASDRQQEKSAKKAQRDDDLLLDLNDTNRLQLVDPYGDPDDDSNNFMFKQQESIAEAFAGDEVVDNFEEEKKRTAIDEDDKEQDVTLPGWGEWAGAGANPAKKRKFVQKIKGVASKDKRKDKNLKNVIINERANKKNLKYQSSAVPFPYENREQYERSLRMPIGQEWTSRASHQKMIKPRILTKPSHVISPLKAPFK
- the PRE8 gene encoding proteasome core particle subunit alpha 2 (ancestral locus Anc_8.871), with the translated sequence MADRYSFSLTTFSPNGKLGQIDYAFTAVKQGVTSIGIKATNGVVIASEKKSSSPLALTETLSKVSAITPDIGAVYSGMGPDFRVLIDKSRKVAHTNYKRIYGEYPPTKLLVSEVAKIMQEATQSGGVRPFGVSLLVAGYDEHSGFGLYQVDPSGSYFPWKATAIGRGSTAAKTFLEKRWNEELELEDAIHIVLLTLKESVEGEFNGESIEIAVVGEENKDMLGYTGVPTDKGPRFRRLTAQEIDDRLDAL